The Daucus carota subsp. sativus chromosome 7, DH1 v3.0, whole genome shotgun sequence genome window below encodes:
- the LOC108203133 gene encoding pyrophosphate--fructose 6-phosphate 1-phosphotransferase subunit beta, which translates to MAPTLVANGGDISAAKPAVTGRIATVYSEVQNSRLDHALPLPAVIKNSFSVIEGPASSAAGNPDEIAKLFPCLFGQPSAVLVPGDGKGLLSGQNLKIGVVLSGGQAPGGHNVISGIYDYLQDRCKGSTLYGFNGGPAGIMKCKYVTLTSEYIYPYRNQGGFDMICSGRDKIESPEQFKQAQETAKKLDLDGLVVIGGDDSNTNACLLAENFRSNNLKTRVIGCPKTIDGDLKCKEVPTSFGFDTACKIYAEMIGNVMTDARSTGKYYHFVRLMGRAASHITLECALQTHPNITLVGEEVASKKETLKNVTDYIADVVCKRGELGYNYGVILVPEGLIDFIPEVQHLIAELNEILASDVVDEGGLWKKKLAPQTLELFELLPPAIQDQLMLERDPHGNVQVAKIETEKMLIQMVETELEQRKQAGLYKGQFKGQSHFFGYEGRCGLPSNFDATYCYALGYGAGALLHSGKTGLISSVGNLAAPVEEWTVGGTALTSLMDVERRHGKFKPVIKKAMVELDGAPFKKFASLREEWARTNCYISPGPIQFVGQGSDKVNHTLLLELGVEI; encoded by the exons ATGGCCCCTACTCTAGTAGCTAACGGCGGCGATATCTCCGCCGCGAAACCCGCCGTCACCGGCCGCATCGCCACCGTGTACAGCGAAGTGCAGAACAGCAGATTGGATCACGCTCTGCCACTCCCCGCGGTTATCAAAAACTCATTCAGTGTCATCGAAGGCCCCGCCAGCTCCGCCGCCGGCAATCCAG ATGAAATTGCGAAGTTGTTTCCATGCCTGTTCGGACAGCCTTCTGCAGTTTTGGTGCCCGGTGACGGGAAGGGATTGTTGTCAGGTCAAAACTTGAAGATTGGTGTCGTGCTATCAGGAGGCCAAGCTCCTGGAGGACATAATGTCATTTCGGGAATTTATG ACTACTTGCAGGATCGTTGCAAAGGGAGCACCTTGTATGGATTCAATGGTGGTCCGGCTGGGATCATGAAGTGTAAATATGTGACATTGACCTCAGAATATATCTACCCATACAGAAATCAG GGTGGATTTGATATGATTTGCAGCGGGAGGGATAAGATTGAGTCCCCTGAACAG tttaagcAAGCTCAAGAGACAGCAAAAAAGCTTGATCTTGATGGGCTTGTTGTGATTGGTGGGGATGACTCAAACACAAATGCTTGCCTTCTTGCTGAAAACTTCAG GAGTAACAATCTGAAGACCCGAGTGATTGGATGCCCAAAGACTATTGATGGTGACTTGAAATGCAAAGAGGTTCCCACCAGTTTCGGGTTTGACACTGCTTGCAAG ATTTATGCTGAAATGATCGGAAATGTCATGACGGATGCTCGCTCCACAGGAAAATATTATCATT TTGTGCGACTTATGGGCCGCGCTGCGTCCCACATTACATTGGAGTGTGCCCTGCAGACTCATCCAAACATCACTCTTGTTGGAGAAGAG GTTGCCTCTAAGAAGGAAACCTTAAAGAATGTCACAGACTACATTGCTGATGTAGTTTGTAAACGTGGAGAACTTGGATATAACTATGGTGTGATACTAGTACCTGAAGGACTTATTGATTTTATTCCTGAG GTGCAGCACCTCATTGCAGAACTGAATGAAATTCTGGCCAGTGATGTTGTAGATGAAGGTGGTCTCTGGAAAAAGAAACTCGCGCCCCAAACACTAGAGCTATTTGAATTACTACCTCCCGCAATTCAAGATCAATTGATGCTTGAAAGGGACCCTCACGGGAATGTCCAG GTTGCAAAAATTGAAACAGAGAAAATGCTTATCCAAATGGTTGAGACTGAATTGGAGCAGCGGAAACAGGCTGGTTTATATAAGGGCCAATTCAAAGGACAATCACATTTTTTCGG TTATGAAGGAAGGTGTGGTTTACCATCTAATTTTGATGCTACATACTGTTATGCATTGGGTTATGGTGCTGGAGCATTACTTCATAGTGGAAAGACTGGATTAATATCATCG GTTGGAAATTTGGCTGCTCCTGTTGAAGAATGGACAGTTGGTGGTACTGCATTGACTTCTTTGATGGATGTCGAGAGGAGACATG GAAAATTCAAGCCAGTGATTAAGAAGGCAATGGTGGAGCTTGATG GTGCACCATTCAAAAAATTTGCTTCGCTTCGTGAAGAATGGGCCCGAACAAATTGTTACATTAGTCCAG GTCCCATTCAGTTTGTTGGACAAGGATCTGATAAAGTTAATCACACCTTATTGCTGGAGCTAGgtgttgaaatataa
- the LOC108200775 gene encoding reticulon-like protein B11 yields MGDSPRSSIHLALGGDAVADVLLWKNWIGSLIVLVSSTVFWILFKIAGYNLLQFIANVLLLLVTILFFWAKSASILNRPLPPLPDLDVSDETFLAVAEVMCDWGNRALSIARDIAIGGDLKVLLQVVSSLWLISVIGGLFDFLTLIYVGILVCLSVPVLYEKRQDQIDDKLSTAHSVFQAQYRKLDDMILSKIPFPKSKEKKTQ; encoded by the exons ATGGGAGATTCTCCTCGATCTTCTATTCATCTTGCTCTCGGTGGCGACGcag TTGCTGATGTGTTGTTGTGGAAGAATTGGATTGGATCGCTTATTGTGCTTGTGTCTTCCACCGTTTTTTGGATACTTTTTAAGATAGCGGGATATAATCTCTTACAATTTATCGCCAATGTGCTGTTGCTTCTTGTTACTATACTTTTCTTCTGGGCTAAATCTGCATCCATTCTCAACAG GCCTTTGCCTCCTCTTCCTGATCTGGATGTTTCTGACGAAACCTTTTTAGCGGTTGCGGAAGTAATGTGTGATTGGGGTAATCGTGCTTTGTCAATTGCACGTGATATAGCTATTGGAGGAGACTTAAAAGTTCTTCTTCAG GTTGTCTCTAGCTTGTGGCTAATCTCTGTCATTGGTGGTCTTTTTGACTTTCTTACTCTGATCTATGTTG GAATTCTTGTTTGTCTATCAGTTCCAGTGCTGTACGAGAAGCGCCAAGATCAAATTGATGATAAGCTGAGTACAGCACACAGTGTTTTTCAAGCACAATACAGGAAATTAGATGATATGATTTTGAGCAAGATTCCATTCCCTAAAAGCAAGGAAAAGAAGACTCAGTAG
- the LOC108200468 gene encoding 1-aminocyclopropane-1-carboxylate oxidase, which produces MNLAELYMKNRGKEKMESFPIINMEKLNGEERAATMDRIKDACENWGFFEVLNHGISIELMDTVERLTKEHYKKSMEQRFKEMVEKKGLETVQNEIDDLDWESTFFLSHLPQSNMADIPDLEDEYRKAMKEFAKGIEKLAEELLDLLCENLGLEKGYLKKAFCGSKGPTFGTKVSNYPPCPKPDLIKGLRAHTDAGGIILLFQDDQVSGLQLLKDGEWIDVPPMRHSIVINLGDQLEVITNGKYKSVMHRVIAQTDGNRMSLASFYNPGGDAVIYPEPKLLEKEEQNGQVYPKFVFQDYMKLYAGLKFQAKEPRFEAMKAMEITTI; this is translated from the exons ATGAACTTAGCAGAGCTGTATATGAAAAACAGAGGTAAAGAAAAAATGGAGAGTTTTCCAATCATCAACATGGAGAAGCTTAATGGTGAAGAGAGGGCTGCAACAATGGATAGGATTAAAGATGCTTGCGAGAACTGGGGATTTTTTGAG GTGTTGAATCATGGGATTTCCATCGAGCTTATGGACACTGTGGAGAGGCTGACAAAGGAGCACTATAAGAAGAGTATGGAGCAGAGGTTCAAGGAAATGGTGGAGAAAAAAGGTTTGGAAACTGTTCAGAatgaaattgatgatttggacTGGGAGAGCACATTCTTTCTCAGCCATCTTCCTCAGTCCAACATGGCAGATATTCCTGATCTTGAGGATGAGTACAG AAAGGCAATGAAGGAATTTGCAAAGGGTATAGAGAAACTAGCTGAGGAGCTGTTGGACTTGTTATGTGAGAATCTTGGGCTAGAAAAAGGTTACCTGAAGAAAGCTTTCTGTGGCTCGAAGGGTCCTACTTTTGGCACCAAAGTGAGCAACTATCCGCCCTGTCCCAAACCAGATCTCATCAAAGGCCTCCGAGCACACACCGATGCTGGAGGGATCATCCTGCTATTCCAGGATGACCAGGTCAGTGGCCTCCAGCTTCTCAAAGATGGCGAATGGATCGATGTTCCCCCTATGCGCCACTCCATTGTTATCAACTTAGGCGACCAGCTCGAG GTGATCACAAACGGAAAATACAAGAGTGTGATGCACAGAGTGATTGCTCAAACCGATGGGAACAGGATGTCATTGGCATCGTTCTACAATCCAGGAGGCGATGCTGTGATCTATCCCGAACCAAAATTGCTTGAGAAAGAAGAACAGAACGGGCAAGTGTACCCGAAATTTGTGTTCCAGGACTACATGAAGCTTTATGCTGGTCTCAAGTTTCAGGCCAAGGAGCCAAGGTTTGAAGCGATGAAAGCTATGGAAATCACAACAATTTGA
- the LOC108201679 gene encoding cytochrome P450 72A397: MDANIAYAVISLIAVLMLSYMMKVVNRFWIRPKKVEKRVRELGFRGNPYRFFYGDAKEMERMRVEAVSKPLEQLSDDIPARVLPYHHHLVQKYGKQFFIWIGTKPRLNIMDPLLVKDILSRPNEFQKPKADHMAHVLVGGLFTIEGNTWIKHKKIINPAFHIEKMKNMVPSIVNSSLEMIDKWNKSLASKESGEVDIWPDLEALTYEVMCKTLAVGETSEDIRRIHQLRLKVNEQAAKVAKLMFFPGWWNLPTKDLNTMKALHKEVEGLVRKMVTKRLEETKIGARSEGDMLGLMMEAFHDETSGFSLDDVVDECRSFHFIGTETTARSLTWLLYVLSKHPEWQERAREEVLQVFGDQKPNVEGLNQLKIITMILYEVMRLYPPTSMIHRAISKDTKLGDMVLPAWIQLTIPITLLNHDPDIWGEDVKQFKPERFAEGVFNSKMQSVYFAFAGGPRKCIGQSMAMVTDKFVIATLLQRFSFELSPSYVHAPKHAFLLMPQHGMKLLLRKLI, from the exons ATGGATGCGAATATCGCTTATGCTGTGATCTCGTTGATTGCAGTTCTTATGTTGAGCTACATGATGAAAGTTGTAAACAGATTTTGGATTAGGCCAAAGAAAGTGGAGAAACGAGTGAGGGAGCTAGGGTTTAGGGGGAATCCGTATCGGTTTTTTTATGGTGACGCCAAAGAGATGGAGAGGATGAGAGTAGAAGCCGTTTCCAAGCCTTTGGAACAACTCTCAGATGATATACCGGCCCGTGTTTTGCCGTATCACCACCACTTGGTCCAGAAGTATG GGAAACAATTTTTCATCTGGATTGGCACAAAACCTAGACTGAACATAATGGACCCGCTACTAGTAAAGGACATTCTGTCAAGACCAAACGAATTTCAAAAGCCAAAGGCAGATCATATGGCTCATGTGCTTGTGGGGGGACTCTTCACCATTGAGGGAAACACATGGATTAAACATAAGAAGATCATCAACCCTGCTTTTCACATTGAGAAGATGAAG AACATGGTGCCATCAATCGTGAACAGCAGTTTGGAAATGATAGACAAATGGAACAAGTCCCTGGCTTCAAAGGAATCTGGCGAGGTTGATATATGGCCAGACTTGGAAGCTTTAACCTATGAGGTAATGTGCAAAACACTTGCTGTAGGCGAGACGAGCGAAGACATAAGAAGGATTCATCAACTTCGGCTTAAGGTTAACGAACAAGCAGCCAAAGTAGCCAAGCTCATGTTCTTCCCCGGATGGTG GAATCTGCCAACTAAAGATCTGAACACTATGAAAGCATTGCATAAAGAAGTTGAAGGTTTAGTGAGGAAAATGGTGACTAAGAGACTTGAAGAAACAAAAATCGGGGCTCGTAGTGAAGGTGATATGTTGGGACTAATGATGGAAGCTTTTCACGATGAAACAAGTGGATTTAGTCTTGACGATGTGGTTGATGAGTGTAGAAGTTTTCACTTCATTGGGACTGAAACTACAGCACGCTCTTTGACATGGCTGCTCTATGTTCTCAGCAAGCATCCGGAATGGCAAGAGCGAGCTAGAGAGGAGGTTTTGCAGGTTTTCGGAGATCAGAAGCCCAACGTTGAGGGACTAAACCAACTCAAAATT ATAACAATGATTCTGTATGAAGTAATGAGATTGTATCCACCAACTAGTATGATTCACCGAGCCATCTCCAAAGATACAAAGTTAGGAGACATGGTTCTACCGGCCTGGATCCAATTGACCATACCAATAACTTTACTGAACCACGACCCTGATATTTGGGGAGAAGATGTGAAACAATTTAAGCCCGAAAGATTTGCTGAAGGTGTGTTCAACTCAAAGATGCAATCTGTTTACTTTGCTTTTGCTGGAGGTCCTCGAAAATGTATTGGACAGAGTATGGCAATGGTTACTGATAAATTCGTTATAGCAACTCTCCTGCAACGCTTCAGCTTCGAGCTATCTCCCTCGTATGTGCATGCTCCAAAGCATGCTTTCCTCCTCATGCCTCAGCATGGAATGAAACTTCTTCTGCGTAAACTTATCTAG
- the LOC108202222 gene encoding putative clathrin assembly protein At5g35200: MRFFLPLAAIFEALSRPKSGFAYCMHSLARRLARTSTWTVALKTLIIIHRALREMVPPIHQELVSYSQSRVLVLNMSRFTDESTPDAWYYSSWVRHYALYLEERLESFRILNYDVVKDDSRTKTLGIPELLVQLPALQELLFRLLDCQPDKVTRYKSLIQYALSIVAAESVHIYEAISVGNFKLLEKFFKMRRQDAIRSLEIYRKATAQAKNLSEFFEVCQGLEFGSGQMYIKIDDAPASFVNAMIEYVKEAPQSPVLSKKWNNDGSSTPSLNSSSSTPDLRTPFRFSFHRSDETSTPSRNSASSEPDFQTPLAQSFHHSDEPSTPDRYSASSTPDFRTPLPWSFYHLCGSDDVDATELGSDSTFTFPTVHKPNLVDLDDFTQDSSQIYDGSALSPKNPDTDYQPSLFTFPSPSNSPSWKRQLVATPSTSGISVDGSEMAVGLDRLALDSLYDTEVAAANDNGS; the protein is encoded by the exons ATGCGATTTTTTCTTCCTCTTGCAGCCATTTTTGAAGCTCTTTCGAGACCAAAGTCAGGTTTTGCATATTGTATGCATTCTCTTGCCAGGCGTCTTGCCAGAACAAGTACTTGGACT GTCGCACTGAAAACTTTAATTATTATACATCGTGCATTGAGAGAGATGGTTCCTCCAATTCATCAAGAGCTGGTTAGCTATAGCCAGAGCAGAGTTCTTGTGTTAAACATGTCACGTTTCACTGATGAATCAACCCCTGATG CATGGTATTATTCTAGTTGGGTTCGGCATTATGCTTTATACCTTGAAGAGCGCCTGGAAAGCTTCAGAATATTGAATTATGATGTTGTCAAAGATGATTCg AGAACAAAAACGCTTGGGATTCCAGAACTGCTCGTGCAGTTACCTGCACTACAGGAGCTTCTGTTTCGTCTTCTTGATTGCCAG CCAGATAAAGTGACTAGATATAAATCATTGATCCAGTATGCCCTCTCGATT GTTGCTGCAGAAAGTGTGCATATATACGAAGCAATATCTGTGGGAAATTTCAAACTGTTGGAAAAA TTTTTTAAGATGCGACGCCAAGACGCTATTAGATCACTTGAGATATATCGGAAAGCAACTGCTCAG GCAAAGAATTTATCTGAGTTCTTTGAGGTCTGCCAAGGGCTTGAATTTGGATCCGGGCAGATGTACATTAAAATTGACGAT GCTCCTGCTTCTTTTGTGAATGCTATGATAGAATATGTGAAGGAGGCCCCACAATCTCCAGTGCTTTCTAAAAAATGG AATAACGATGGAAGTAGTACACCTTCCTTAAATAGTTCTTCTTCAACACCTGATCTCCGAACACCTTTCCGTTTCTCTTTTCATCGTAGTGATGAAACAAGTACACCTTCCAGAAACAGTGCTTCTTCAGAGCCTGATTTCCAAACACCTTTGGCTCAGTCTTTTCATCATAGTGATGAACCGAGTACACCTGACAGATACAGTGCTTCTTCAACACCTGACTTCCGAACTCCTCTGCCTTGGTCTTTTTATCATCTTTGCGGAAGTGATGATGTGGATGCTACTGAACTCGGCTCTGATTCCACATTTACTTTCCCAACTGTTCACAAGCCTAATCTTGTG GACCTGGATGATTTTACTCAAGACTCATCACAAATATATGATGGAAGTGCTCTCTCGCCCAAAAATCCAGACACAG ACTATCAGCCAAGTTTGTTTACATTTCCCAGTCCATCTAACTCTCCCAGCTGGAAGCGACAACTAGTTGCAACACCTAGCACTAGTGGGATTTCAGTCGATGGTAGTGAAATG GCTGTCGGTCTAGACAGATTGGCACTTGATAGTCTGTACGATACAGAAGTGGCAGCAGCGAACGATAATGGAAGTTGA
- the LOC108203073 gene encoding uncharacterized protein LOC108203073, with protein sequence MEKAKHHQTQEPTSPPKSPSSTSTLSRSDDHKSFFTWVFLDQSNFWHAGLSWSIFSLLAIAVPLLSHFVYHCNTCDRNHRRPFDAIVQLSLSVLSLISFVSLSDFSRKYGLRRFLFLDKLSGVSDQVQRGYTQQVHKSMRLMCAFVLPCFVADFMYKIWWFTSGRNQIPYFINAYLSSTVACFLMLSSWLYRTSIFFLVCILFQVICHLQILRLEDFAQVFHKDSDVGLILLEHLAIRRTLRIISHRFRRFILLTLILVMASQFASLLVTTKKGSDFNFFNGGELALTSITLVTGLLICLRSAAKITHRAQAITSLAAKWNACSTINSFDDMENETPRAQVAAPRVDCIAGNLDSNNEEGEEDAIDNTNMMPIFTHTMSYQKRQALVTYFENNKAGITVFGFMLDRSSLRIVFAIQLSLTLWLLSKTIGSSPIFNTNLE encoded by the exons ATGGAAAAAGCTAAACACCATCAAACCCAAGAACCCACTTCACCACCAAAATCTCCCTCATCAACCTCAACTCTATCTCGATCAGACGATCACAAGAGTTTCTTCACATGGGTCTTCCTCGATCAGTCCAATTTCTGGCACGCTGGTCTCTCCTGGTCCATTTTCTCACTCCTCGCCATTGCTGTCCCTCTCTTATCCCACTTTGTGTACCACTGTAACACTTGTGATCGAAATCATAGGCGCCCCTTTGATGCAATTGTgcagctctctctctctgttctctctctcatctctttcgTCAGCTTGTCTGATTTTTCCAGAAAATATGGGCTGAGAAGGTTTCTGTTTCTTGATAAACTGAGTGGGGTCAGTGATCAGGTTCAGAGAGGCTATACTCAACAGGTTCAT AAATCAATGAGGCTCATGTGTGCATTTGTTCTTCCCTGCTTCGTTGCTGATTTTATGTACAAAATTTGGTGGTTCACGTCAGGACGAAATCAGATCCCCTATTTTATAAATGCCTATTTGAGCAGCACAGTTGCGTGTTTTTTAATGCTCTCTTCCTGGTTGTACAGAACATCAATATTCTTCCTTGTATGCATTCTTTTCCAGGTGATATGCCACCTTCAGATACTCAGGTTGGAAGACTTTGCTCAGGTTTTCCATAAGGACTCTGACGTAGGGTTAATCTTGCTTGAACATCTGGCAATCCGAAGAACCCTTCGTATTATTAGCCATAGATTCCGGAGGTTCATTTTGTTGACTCTGATCTTGGTAATGGCAAGTCAGTTTGCTTCTTTGCTTGTGACAACAAAAAAAGGCTCagatttcaatttctttaaTGGCGGGGAACTTGCG TTAACCTCAATAACTCTGGTGACCGGTCTCTTGATATGCCTGCGCAGTGCTGCAAAAATTACACACCGAGCACAGGCTATTACAAGCCTTGCAGCAAAATGGAATGCATGTTCCACTATCAACTCCTTTGATGACATGGAGAATGAAACTCCAAGAGCTCAGGTTGCTGCACCCAGGGTAGATTGTATCGCTGGGAACTTGGATTCCAACAATGAAGAAGGCGAGGAAGATGCTATAGACAATACAAATATGATGCCAATCTTTACCCATACAATGTCCTACCAGAAGAGACAAGCTCTTG TGACATACTTTGAAAACAACAAAGCGGGGATTACAGTGTTCGGATTCATGCTAGACCGGTCATCACTTCGTATTGTTTTTGCTATTCAGTTGTCCCTTACTCTCTGGTTGCTGAGCAAGACCATAGGATCTTCTCCTATATTCAATACTAACCTAGAATGA
- the LOC108203072 gene encoding uncharacterized protein LOC108203072 isoform X1, with amino-acid sequence MEEGEDHQKQEQGLGQECTAIINSEDRVDDLKRLFACVFIDQSNLWHAGLSWSIFCLLAIAVPLLSHFVLHCSTCDRNHRRPFDSIVQLSLSVFSVLSFISLSSFARKYGLRRFLFLDKLCGVSAKVQRGYAQQVHTSMRLLCSFVLPCFAADCIYKIWWFTSGRNQIPYFFNAYLSSTLACIFLLSSWLYRTSIFFLVCVLFRLICYLQILRLEDFAQVFQKESDVGTILLEHLTVRRNLRIISHRFRIFILLTLILVTASQFASLLVTLEAGSEVNIFNAGELALTSMTLVAGLFICLRSAAKITHRAQAITCLAAKWHASSTINSFDDVDDDIPRPRIVAPRMDYINGNWVSDNEEGDEDVIDNTNIMPIFTHTMSYQKRQALVTYFENNKAGITVFGFMLDRTSLHTIIAIQMSLTLWLLNKTIEDRKLIGSVKISRRSDSKFLDTRTELRLIRHRGHSHVIQSLCCGATLITWIRSAIKQITHTGN; translated from the exons ATGGAAGAGGGTGAAGATCATCAGAAACAAGAACAGGGTTTAGGGCAAGAGTGCACGGCAATAATTAACTCTGAAGATCGAGTGGATGATCTAAAAAGACTATTTGCATGTGTTTTTATTGATCAATCCAATTTATGGCATGCTGGTCTCTCTTGGTCCATCTTCTGTCTTCTTGCCATTGCTGTTCCGCTTCTTTCACACTTTGTGTTGCATTGCAGTACTTGTGATCGTAATCATAGACGCCCTTTTGATTCAATTGTTCAGTTGTCGCTCTCTGTTTtctctgttctttctttcatcAGTTTATCTTCTTTTGCACGAAAGTATGGACTCAGAAGATTTCTCTTTCTTGATAAACTGTGTGGTGTTAGTGCTAAGGTCCAAAGAGGATATGCTCAGCAGGTTCAT ACATCAATGAGGCTCCTGTGCTCATTTGTTCTTCCCTGCTTCGCTGCTGATTGtatttacaaaatctggtggttcACCTCAGGAAGAAATCAGATTCCGTATTTCTTTAATGCATATTTAAGTAGCACACTTGCTTGCATTTTTCTGCTTTCTTCCTGGTTGTACAGGACATCCATATTCTTCCTTGTATGCGTTCTTTTCCGGTTGATATGCTACCTTCAGATACTCAGGCTGGAAGACTTTGCTCAGGTTTTCCAGAAAGAATCTGATGTAGGAACAATCTTGCTTGAACACCTTACAGTCCGAAGAAATCTTCGTATAATAAGCCATAGGTTCCGCATATTCATTTTGTTGACTCTAATCCTGGTAACAGCAAGTCAGTTTGCTTCTCTGCTTGTGACACTAGAGGCTGGATCTGAAGTCAATATCTTTAATGCTGGAGAACTTGCg TTAACCTCCATGACCCTTGTGGCTGGACTCTTCATATGCCTGCGTAGTGCTGCGAAAATAACACACAGAGCACAGGCTATTACATGCCTCGCTGCAAAATGGCATGCAAGCTCTACAATCAACTCCTTTGATGACGTCGATGATGACATTCCAAGACCTCGTATCGTTGCACCCAGGATGGACTATATCAATGGAAACTGGGTATCGGATAATGAAGAAGGCGATGAAGATGTGATAGATAATACAAACATAATGCCAATTTTCACACATACAATGTCCTACCAGAAGCGACAAGCTCTTG TGACATACTTTGAGAACAACAAAGCAGGAATCACTGTGTTCGGATTCATGCTAGACCGGACATCACTGCATACCATTATTGCGATTCAGATGTCTCTTACTCTCTGGTTGCTGAACAagacaattg AGGATAGGAAGTTGATAGGCTCTGTTAAAATCAGTAGGAGGAGTGACAGCAAATTTCTTGATACAAGAACAGAACTCCGACTTATCAGACACCGAGGCCATAGCCATGTTATCCAAAGCCTGTGCTGCGGCGCAACACTCATCACCTGGATTCGGAGTGCCATCAAACAGATAACTCATACAGGGAATTAA
- the LOC108203072 gene encoding uncharacterized protein LOC108203072 isoform X2, with amino-acid sequence MEEGEDHQKQEQGLGQECTAIINSEDRVDDLKRLFACVFIDQSNLWHAGLSWSIFCLLAIAVPLLSHFVLHCSTCDRNHRRPFDSIVQLSLSVFSVLSFISLSSFARKYGLRRFLFLDKLCGVSAKVQRGYAQQVHTSMRLLCSFVLPCFAADCIYKIWWFTSGRNQIPYFFNAYLSSTLACIFLLSSWLYRTSIFFLVCVLFRLICYLQILRLEDFAQVFQKESDVGTILLEHLTVRRNLRIISHRFRIFILLTLILVTASQFASLLVTLEAGSEVNIFNAGELALTSMTLVAGLFICLRSAAKITHRAQAITCLAAKWHASSTINSFDDVDDDIPRPRIVAPRMDYINGNWVSDNEEGDEDVIDNTNIMPIFTHTMSYQKRQALVTYFENNKAGITVFGFMLDRTSLHTIIAIQMSLTLWLLNKTIGI; translated from the exons ATGGAAGAGGGTGAAGATCATCAGAAACAAGAACAGGGTTTAGGGCAAGAGTGCACGGCAATAATTAACTCTGAAGATCGAGTGGATGATCTAAAAAGACTATTTGCATGTGTTTTTATTGATCAATCCAATTTATGGCATGCTGGTCTCTCTTGGTCCATCTTCTGTCTTCTTGCCATTGCTGTTCCGCTTCTTTCACACTTTGTGTTGCATTGCAGTACTTGTGATCGTAATCATAGACGCCCTTTTGATTCAATTGTTCAGTTGTCGCTCTCTGTTTtctctgttctttctttcatcAGTTTATCTTCTTTTGCACGAAAGTATGGACTCAGAAGATTTCTCTTTCTTGATAAACTGTGTGGTGTTAGTGCTAAGGTCCAAAGAGGATATGCTCAGCAGGTTCAT ACATCAATGAGGCTCCTGTGCTCATTTGTTCTTCCCTGCTTCGCTGCTGATTGtatttacaaaatctggtggttcACCTCAGGAAGAAATCAGATTCCGTATTTCTTTAATGCATATTTAAGTAGCACACTTGCTTGCATTTTTCTGCTTTCTTCCTGGTTGTACAGGACATCCATATTCTTCCTTGTATGCGTTCTTTTCCGGTTGATATGCTACCTTCAGATACTCAGGCTGGAAGACTTTGCTCAGGTTTTCCAGAAAGAATCTGATGTAGGAACAATCTTGCTTGAACACCTTACAGTCCGAAGAAATCTTCGTATAATAAGCCATAGGTTCCGCATATTCATTTTGTTGACTCTAATCCTGGTAACAGCAAGTCAGTTTGCTTCTCTGCTTGTGACACTAGAGGCTGGATCTGAAGTCAATATCTTTAATGCTGGAGAACTTGCg TTAACCTCCATGACCCTTGTGGCTGGACTCTTCATATGCCTGCGTAGTGCTGCGAAAATAACACACAGAGCACAGGCTATTACATGCCTCGCTGCAAAATGGCATGCAAGCTCTACAATCAACTCCTTTGATGACGTCGATGATGACATTCCAAGACCTCGTATCGTTGCACCCAGGATGGACTATATCAATGGAAACTGGGTATCGGATAATGAAGAAGGCGATGAAGATGTGATAGATAATACAAACATAATGCCAATTTTCACACATACAATGTCCTACCAGAAGCGACAAGCTCTTG TGACATACTTTGAGAACAACAAAGCAGGAATCACTGTGTTCGGATTCATGCTAGACCGGACATCACTGCATACCATTATTGCGATTCAGATGTCTCTTACTCTCTGGTTGCTGAACAagacaattggtatctag